The proteins below come from a single Aspergillus oryzae RIB40 DNA, chromosome 5 genomic window:
- a CDS encoding zinc-dependent alcohol dehydrogenase family protein (zinc-binding oxidoreductase) codes for MSTAMMKQWVVDHPEKDMGGMDLREAPLPTVGTNEVMVKFEAVALNYRDCAIAKTLLIKLAELQGTFPFAHKYPIVPVSDGAGVVVEVGEKVREFKKGDSVITIFNQGHQYGDIDPYAASTGVGGTIDGCFRKFGVFNETGLVKAPKNLTPLESSTLPGAALTSWNALYGLKPVKAGQWVLVQGTGGVSIFGLQVCLHCNASRIYEDSVPVNGHKASKAAGASVIATTSSDAKAEELKKLGADHVINYRAVPNWGEVARSLTPDHAGVDHILDIGGTETLEQSLHCIKMEGIINLIGFLGASEKPQPGLLDALNHICTIRGIYVGSRSMLQDMVRAFESNNIHPVIDPQVFQFEQGKEAFEYLAAQRHFGKVVVQFNHSD; via the exons ATGTCTACCGCCATGATGAAGCAATGGGTCGTTGACCACCCGGAGAAAGACATGGGGGGGATGGACTTGAGAGAAGCGCCTCTTCCGACGGTTGGTACCAATGAAGTCATGGTCAAGTTTGAGGCCGTCGCCCTCAACTACCGCGACTGTGCTATTGCTAAG ACACTGTTGATCAAGCTGGCTGAACTGCAGGGTACATTCCCCTTTGCTCACAAATACCCCATCGTTCCCGTGTCTGATGGTGCTGGCGTGGTCGTCGAGGTTGGTGAAAAGGTCCGAGAATTCAAGAAGGGGGACTCGGTCATTACCATTTTCAACCAGGGGCATCAGTATGGTGACATCGATCCATACGCTGCCTCGACTGGTGTCGGAGGTACGATAGACGGGTGTTTCCGCAAGTTCGGCGTGTTCAACGAAACGGGGCTGGTGAAAGCCCCAAAGAATCTGACTCCGTTGGAAAGCAGCACCTTGCCTGGTGCAGCCCTCACAAGCTGGAACGCCCTATATGGGCTGAAACCAGTCAAGGCAGGCCAATGGGTTCTCGTTCAAGGAACCGGGGGTGTTAGCATTTTTGGTTTACAGGTATGCCTCCACTGCAATGCCAGTCGCATATATGAGGACAGCGTGCCGGTCAACGGGCATAAAGCGT CCAAAGCTGCGGGTGCTAGTGTTATCGCCACTACTTCATCGGATGCAAAGGCcgaggagctgaagaagctcggcGCCGATCATGTCATCAATTACCGGGCTGTCCCGAACTGGGGTGAGGTAGCGCGAAGCCTTACTCCCGACCACGCCGGAGTTGACCATATTTTGGATATCGGCGGCACGGAGACATTAGAGCAGAGCCTACATTGTATTAAGATGGAAGGCATTATCAACTTGATTGGATTTTTGGGCGCAAGTGAAAAGCCTCAGCCTGGACTGCTGGATGCTTTGAACCACATCTGCACGATTCGGGGTATCTACGTCGGGAGCCGTTCTATGCTTCAAGACATGGTTCGGGCTTTTGAGAGCAATAACATCCACCCAGTGATTGATCCTCAGGTCTTCCAGTTCGAACAGGGCAAAGAAGCCTTCGAATACTTG GCCGCCCAGAGACACTTCGGCAAAGTCGTCGTTCAATTCAATCACAGTGATTAA
- a CDS encoding uncharacterized protein (predicted protein) produces the protein MGLGFQWTRHNSGQLDVEQSPGARWLRDILLSFPNCRSFTVHLDYGWNDSSEHSRLGPSDGITIIMDIVAETGIPVRSFSVYAHPSSSGFAFNNVDPRCLQFDILKDPAFINSWAQVEKLKFHHNFVPGNIGEWVASVITLAPRLKTLEIGFDYTPDAQVITTRLSSGPVVLSELRELVLTEASEIEWDELLTLLRFTCRTLRCLTLQRLQLKGGTWIPLLAQLYQFPLLEDLTLFWLSTSQKRVLHFVSLPKSLRGTLQGGKLKLDRKQFRGIWRTVYVAYRGHDMQVLLNALLQSARDD, from the coding sequence ATGGGCTTGGGGTTTCAATGGACGAGACATAATTCAGGTCAGCTGGATGTGGAACAATCACCAGGGGCTCGCTGGTTGCGTGATATTTTACTCTCATTCCCCAACTGCAGGTCGTTCACTGTCCATCTCGACTACGGATGGAACGATTCGTCGGAACATTCTCGCTTAGGTCCCAGTGACGGTATAACCATAATCATGGACATCGTTGCGGAGACCGGCATCCCTGTCAGATCCTTTTCTGTGTACGCCCATCCGAGCAGTAGCGGATTTGCCTTCAATAATGTCGACCCACGCTGCCTTCAATTCGACATCCTCAAAGACCCGGCCTTCATCAACAGCTGGGCCCAGGTTGAGAAGCTAAAGTTCCACCACAATTTCGTTCCCGGCAACATCGGAGAATGGGTAGCCAGTGTCATCACTCTTGCCCCAAGACTCAAGACGCTAGAGATAGGTTTTGACTACACCCCCGACGCACAGGTAATTACGACCCGTCTATCGTCCGGACCAGTGGTACTTTCTGAATTGCGAGAGCTCGTCCTTACCGAAGCATCCGAGATTGAATGGGATGAGCTTCTAACACTTCTTCGCTTTACATGCCGCACTCTGCGATGCCTTACGCTGCAGCGCCTTCAACTGAAAGGCGGCACTTGGATCCCTCTGCTTGCTCAACTTTATCAGTTCCCTTTGCTAGAGGACCTTACCTTGTTTTGGTTAAGTACTAGTCAGAAAAGGGTTTTGCATTTTGTTTCGCTACCGAAATCCCTCCGCGGGACTCTGCAGGGCGGAAAGCTCAAGCTTGATCGCAAGCAGTTTCGGGGTATATGGAGAACCGTCTATGTCGCCTATCGGGGACATGACATGCAGGTCTTGTTGAATGCTCTATTACAGTCCGCGCGAGATGATTGA
- a CDS encoding uncharacterized protein (predicted protein), with product MGKATSALTAFIRNIPDGKYPDIPVASIHCIGIPISDWTIKGYGHGMELFLSFPSEAPFDVFIFPFSEPRPANFLTTGDPQYYNLQVQINNQTTISTLKRVKGETVTHTLVPADGSWTPEQIRQALLANTLISMTGILGQMYTAFPEEGGYRRDTWNLLLECFQ from the exons ATGGGAAAGGCTACCAGTGCCCTCACGGCCTTCATCCGAAATATACCGGATGGTAAATATCCAGATATACCAGTGGCGAGCATACATTGCATAGGGATACCAATTTCCGATTGGACAATCAAGGGGTATGGCCATGGAATGGaactcttcctctcctttcctaGTGAAGCCCCGTTTGATGTGTTtatcttccccttctctgAGCCTAGACCAGCTAATTTT CTCACTACGGGTGATCCTCAATACTACAACCTGCAAGttcaaatcaacaaccaGACTACCATTTCTACATTGAAGCGAGTGAAAGGGGAGACCGTCACACACACCCTAGTCCCTGCCGATGGGTCATGGACCCCCGAGCAAATCCGGCAGGCGCTTCTGGCCAATACATTGATTTCAATGACGGGAATCCTAGGCCAAATGTACACGGCTTTCCCAGAAGAGGGCGGATATCGAAGGGATACATGGAACTTACTTTTGGAGTGTTTCCAGTAG
- a CDS encoding uncharacterized protein (predicted protein), which translates to MKSLEWTAEPDPQVIEQTIQSLLPSSTVQVTFLAQGALNKIYDGKIDNEVFVMRVSLPVDPYYKTMSEVSTVNWISRTANIPVPRIITYQSSRENPIGFELIIMTKMPGRPLKELWRSLSFSAKISLVGEVAAYSSCLFRNQLQGIGNLYTPISILKDSGLPEATWPAGNPAYSKKSSRSEKEHMPAALSDVGRIVSMHFFGGSHIFQDVHRGPFTSSSDWITSRLSLIEKDCQSTLDNLPPGDLDSDDEADADDATRTLEIIGKLKTLLPSIFPLDGDNPEPSILVHDDLSSRNILVHDNGELAAILDWECVSALPLWNACNYPAFLQGRPSLI; encoded by the exons ATGAAATCCCTCGAG TGGACGGCGGAGCCCGATCCTCAGGTCATCGAGCAGACAATACAGTCGCTACTACCATCGAGCACGGTCCAGGTGACCTTCCTCGCCCAGGGTGCTTTGAACAAAATCTATGACGGGAAAATAGATAATGAGGTCTTTGTTATGCGAGTCTCGTTGCCTGTTGATCCGTACTATAAAACTATGAGTGAAGTGTCAACAGTGAACTGGATATCCCGTACCGCAAATATCCCTGTTCCCCGAATTATCACTTATCAATCTTCCCGAGAAAATCCTATCGGATTTGAATTGATCATTATGACCAAAATGCCTGGAAGACCCTTGAAAGAGCTGTGGCGCTCTCTATCATTTTCTGCAAAAATAAGTTTGGTTGGAGAAGTTGCGGCCTACTCTAGTTGCCTTTTTCGAAACCAACTTCAGGGAATTGGAAATCTCTACACTCCAATATCTATTCTCAAGGATTCCGGACTGCCTGAAGCGACCTGGCCTGCTGGAAACCCAGCATATTCTAAGAAATCATCTCGATCTGAAAAGGAACATATGCCTGCAGCATTATCAGATGTGGGTAGAATTGTTTCTATGCACTTTTTTGGGGGGTCGCATATTTTTCAGGATGTTCATCGAGGACCATTTACGTCTAGTAGCGACTGGATTACATCACGTCTTTCTCTCATCGAGAAAGACTGTCAGTCGACGCTAGACAATTTACCACCTGGCGATCTTGACAGCGACGATGAAGCTGATGCCGATGATGCAACAAGAACATTGGAAATCATCGGAAAACTGAAGACCTTGCTCCCATCTATCTTTCCACTAGATGGAGACAACCCGGAGCCCTCAATCCTGGTCCATGACGACCTGTCTAGCCGAAATATTCTTGTCCATGATAACGGAGAGCTAGCAGCTATTTTAGACTGGGAATGTGTTTCAGCACTCCCTTTATGGAATGCCTGCAATTACCCTGCATTCTTGCAAGGGCGACCGAGCCTGATCTAG